Proteins from a genomic interval of Bacteroidia bacterium:
- a CDS encoding DUF5107 domain-containing protein, whose translation MNATTFLPYLLGIACSFLSLSIKAQDAKITEEVRTLKTYPFSDPDPIPILTSNPKIYPYHKYEGYSSEAVDKEWKVVKLENDLVEVYVLPEVGGKVWGAIDKTTGEEFIYRNEVMKFRNISMRGPWTSGGIEFNFGIIGHHPSTATPVDYVMQEHPDGSVSCTVGNIDLPSRTQWRVQIILPKDKALFETKVHWYNPSPISQAYYNWMTAAAPAREDFEFYTPGDQYLTHPGEAKSWPYDAMGRDLSKYKENAFGPSKSYHVVGEFNDFFGGYYHDAGYGFGHWGEYEAIPGQKLWLWALSRSGGIWEDLLTDTDGQYIEFQAGRLFVQYSPGAHVNPVTQANFEAHGHDIWSELWFPVKELGGLSDVSEHAAMAVSVEKGMLNIALHPFQDSEANLSVLQNGNILKSQKLKLKAMEVFKQSFKLEGEDFEIKLPEWDLHYTRDPDDRLIERSFDSDKDRPVLNSVERLYRQGMEEMKYRNFSLAKEKFHKALELEGQHIGTHLAMAELNFRSASYKKALKHIHKVLKIDTYHPEANYLAGITYRAKGDKLNAKEAFGWAARSLAFRSNAYAQMAEIYLSEGKHKKATSYAGKSLDFNRYNIHAWEVLAILARKEGNNELLKTSHQQIQDMDPLNHFLAFESFLNNPNEMARERFLKKHRSELRYQTFLELAINYWNKGQLEECKQLLALAPDHPMIHLWRAFLGVEGESEKIERADPALVFPYRRESLNALRWMNEQSTHWKSRYYLALNLWGLGRGEKAADLLEGIDARESRINFAPFYQSRAHILKEVRDKDAYVDLERAFEVGKEDWRNWRSLNLYLKQNKPADEALKMADRAHREFPNNYAVGMDYAEALINSGLYQQAIAQLKSLQVLPFEGASAGRRLYERAHHYAAWELLEKKGHKKAAKVAFEKAIKILLDSKQWPENLGVGKPFDPDERISDYLLGYAYESLGKEKEAKAHWEACAAYAMQHPERSNIHNLTSLVALRKLGKEKEAMQLLDNLLNSTHGKSVSTRWIAASFVGDDRKAKEISRVNSLFANSELVLFLEKITQL comes from the coding sequence ATGAATGCTACTACTTTCCTGCCATATCTTTTAGGAATCGCTTGTTCCTTTCTCAGTCTGAGTATCAAGGCTCAGGATGCAAAAATTACGGAAGAAGTTCGAACGCTTAAGACCTATCCTTTTTCAGACCCTGATCCTATTCCCATTCTGACCTCCAATCCCAAAATTTATCCCTATCACAAATACGAGGGCTATAGTTCAGAGGCTGTAGATAAAGAATGGAAGGTGGTAAAACTGGAGAATGATCTGGTCGAAGTTTATGTCCTTCCAGAAGTGGGAGGTAAGGTATGGGGAGCAATCGACAAAACCACAGGAGAAGAATTTATCTACCGAAATGAAGTGATGAAATTTCGCAATATTTCTATGCGTGGCCCCTGGACATCCGGCGGAATAGAATTCAATTTCGGCATAATCGGGCATCATCCTTCAACGGCTACTCCTGTGGACTATGTGATGCAAGAACACCCAGATGGCAGTGTTAGTTGTACCGTCGGCAATATCGACTTACCCTCACGTACTCAATGGCGTGTGCAGATTATTTTACCCAAAGATAAAGCCCTCTTTGAAACCAAAGTTCATTGGTACAATCCCAGTCCAATTAGCCAGGCTTATTACAATTGGATGACGGCTGCTGCTCCTGCAAGAGAGGATTTTGAATTCTACACACCAGGAGATCAATACCTGACACATCCCGGAGAAGCCAAATCATGGCCCTATGATGCCATGGGAAGAGATTTGTCAAAGTATAAGGAAAATGCCTTTGGGCCTAGTAAGTCTTATCATGTTGTGGGCGAATTCAATGACTTTTTTGGCGGTTACTACCATGATGCCGGATATGGCTTTGGGCATTGGGGAGAATATGAAGCTATCCCCGGACAAAAATTGTGGTTGTGGGCTTTGTCTCGTTCCGGAGGCATTTGGGAAGACCTGCTCACTGATACGGATGGACAGTATATCGAATTCCAGGCAGGCCGCCTCTTTGTTCAGTATTCCCCTGGCGCTCATGTCAATCCTGTCACCCAGGCAAACTTTGAGGCACACGGACACGATATCTGGTCGGAACTTTGGTTTCCGGTAAAAGAACTCGGAGGCCTGTCTGATGTATCAGAACATGCTGCTATGGCAGTAAGTGTAGAAAAGGGGATGCTGAATATCGCTTTACACCCTTTCCAGGATTCTGAAGCCAATTTATCTGTGCTACAAAATGGGAATATTCTGAAATCACAAAAACTAAAACTTAAAGCAATGGAGGTCTTCAAGCAATCCTTTAAGCTGGAAGGAGAAGACTTTGAAATTAAGCTGCCAGAATGGGATCTACATTACACCCGTGATCCTGATGATAGACTGATAGAGCGTTCTTTTGATAGTGATAAGGATCGCCCGGTCCTTAATTCTGTTGAGCGACTCTATAGACAAGGAATGGAAGAGATGAAATATCGAAACTTCTCCTTAGCCAAAGAGAAGTTTCACAAAGCTTTAGAACTTGAAGGGCAGCACATAGGAACTCATCTGGCTATGGCAGAGCTCAATTTCCGTAGTGCATCTTATAAGAAAGCCTTGAAGCATATTCACAAGGTGTTGAAAATTGACACTTATCATCCAGAGGCCAATTACCTGGCGGGAATTACTTATCGGGCAAAAGGAGACAAACTCAATGCAAAGGAAGCTTTTGGATGGGCTGCTCGATCCCTGGCATTTCGGTCAAATGCCTATGCACAAATGGCCGAAATATACCTCAGCGAAGGAAAGCATAAAAAGGCCACAAGCTATGCAGGGAAATCCCTGGACTTTAACCGCTACAATATTCATGCATGGGAAGTGCTGGCAATTTTGGCTCGAAAGGAAGGAAATAATGAGTTACTGAAAACAAGCCATCAACAAATTCAGGATATGGATCCACTCAATCATTTCCTGGCTTTTGAAAGTTTCCTCAATAATCCTAATGAAATGGCAAGGGAGAGATTCCTGAAAAAGCATCGATCAGAATTGCGCTATCAGACCTTTCTGGAATTAGCGATCAATTACTGGAACAAGGGACAGTTGGAAGAGTGCAAACAGCTATTGGCTTTGGCGCCTGATCATCCGATGATCCATCTATGGAGAGCTTTTCTGGGAGTAGAAGGAGAATCAGAGAAGATAGAGCGTGCTGATCCTGCTCTGGTATTTCCCTATAGGAGAGAAAGTTTAAACGCCTTGAGGTGGATGAATGAGCAAAGCACGCATTGGAAATCTCGTTATTATTTGGCCTTGAATCTATGGGGTCTGGGCAGGGGAGAAAAAGCTGCTGATCTCTTGGAAGGCATAGATGCTAGAGAATCGCGGATCAATTTTGCTCCCTTTTATCAAAGTCGAGCTCATATCCTGAAAGAAGTGAGAGATAAAGACGCGTATGTGGATTTGGAAAGGGCCTTTGAAGTAGGTAAAGAAGATTGGAGAAACTGGAGGAGCTTAAACCTTTACTTGAAGCAAAATAAACCGGCTGATGAAGCCCTAAAAATGGCGGATAGAGCCCATAGAGAGTTTCCGAATAATTATGCAGTAGGAATGGATTATGCGGAAGCTTTGATCAATTCGGGCTTGTATCAACAGGCCATTGCACAATTGAAAAGCCTGCAGGTACTTCCTTTTGAAGGAGCATCCGCAGGCAGAAGACTCTATGAGCGAGCACATCATTATGCCGCATGGGAACTGCTTGAAAAGAAAGGCCATAAAAAGGCGGCAAAAGTCGCTTTTGAAAAAGCAATAAAAATACTGCTTGATTCTAAACAATGGCCGGAGAATCTGGGCGTTGGTAAGCCCTTTGATCCGGATGAAAGAATCTCCGACTACCTCCTGGGATATGCCTATGAGAGCCTAGGCAAAGAAAAAGAAGCCAAGGCTCATTGGGAAGCTTGCGCAGCCTATGCGATGCAGCATCCTGAGCGTTCAAACATCCATAATCTCACCTCTTTAGTAGCTTTGAGAAAGCTGGGTAAAGAAAAAGAGGCTATGCAATTGCTTGATAATCTGCTCAATAGTACACATGGAAAGAGCGTTTCTACTCGCTGGATAGCAGCAAGTTTCGTGGGTGATGATAGAAAAGCTAAGGAGATTAGCAGAGTCAATTCGCTATTTGCGAATAGCGAATTGGTCTTGTTCTTAGAGAAAATTACTCAGCTTTAA
- a CDS encoding sodium:solute symporter family protein encodes MSNFNVYIDGSILVLYIIGTLTLGIWVRKYVQNVNDYLLAGRKVDLYLGIASLAATEFGIVSCMANAELGYKYGFAGITPGIALALAMFVVGWTGFCIKPLREQGVITIPELFEQKFGSKVRWASGLVIVLGGLLNMGVFLRMGGDFLTLVLGIDTAYLEILMTALLLIVAVYTILGGMLSVLVTDYLQFIMMNIGLISVSLLFIFGFGWENLVLHLEESYGAPAFNPFVDGQYGWDRVILDFLVAFAVILTWQTIIARVLAAKNAKIAQKIYIGTAPYWIVRFALPAVFGIAAFYYFSELGELPEKDILAMPQLIAAKVPIGLLGIVVAAMLAADMSTNSSYLLAWSSVIYNDILQPFHKNQWSEKKSLYVNRMLVAGIGIFLLLYGLWYPLKGDLWVYMQVTGTIYLASMSVILIAACYWDKANNWGAMAAIFVGSIIPISFLLLQQMESTSDLAEQIGPYKSGIATYLLTALAMIAASHAKRRFGKQTE; translated from the coding sequence ATGAGCAATTTTAATGTCTATATTGACGGAAGTATTTTAGTCCTCTATATCATCGGTACTTTGACGCTTGGTATATGGGTCAGAAAGTACGTTCAAAATGTAAATGACTATTTACTTGCAGGTCGGAAAGTTGATCTGTATTTGGGGATCGCTTCTTTGGCGGCTACTGAGTTTGGAATCGTAAGTTGTATGGCCAATGCCGAACTTGGATACAAATACGGTTTCGCAGGGATCACTCCGGGTATTGCTCTGGCTTTGGCGATGTTTGTGGTAGGCTGGACAGGCTTCTGCATAAAACCGCTCAGAGAGCAGGGAGTTATAACCATCCCCGAGTTATTTGAACAGAAATTTGGCAGCAAGGTTCGCTGGGCCAGTGGTCTGGTCATTGTTTTGGGAGGATTACTAAATATGGGAGTATTTCTCAGAATGGGAGGAGATTTCCTAACCCTGGTTCTGGGAATAGATACAGCCTATCTGGAAATATTGATGACGGCATTGCTCTTGATAGTAGCTGTTTATACTATACTCGGAGGAATGCTGTCTGTACTGGTTACAGATTATCTGCAATTCATTATGATGAATATCGGCTTGATCTCCGTAAGCCTCTTATTCATTTTTGGATTTGGGTGGGAAAATCTGGTCTTGCATTTAGAAGAAAGCTATGGAGCCCCAGCCTTCAATCCCTTTGTTGATGGACAGTATGGTTGGGATAGAGTTATACTTGATTTTCTTGTTGCCTTTGCAGTGATCCTTACCTGGCAAACCATTATTGCAAGGGTATTGGCAGCGAAAAATGCCAAAATAGCCCAGAAAATCTATATTGGAACTGCTCCTTACTGGATCGTTCGTTTTGCTCTGCCCGCAGTCTTTGGGATAGCTGCCTTTTACTACTTTTCCGAGCTCGGAGAATTACCAGAAAAGGATATTCTGGCAATGCCTCAGCTGATTGCAGCTAAAGTTCCTATAGGCTTATTGGGAATTGTTGTTGCTGCTATGTTAGCTGCCGATATGTCAACCAATTCTTCTTATCTATTAGCCTGGAGCTCTGTTATTTACAATGACATACTTCAACCTTTTCACAAAAATCAGTGGTCGGAAAAAAAGAGCCTTTATGTAAACCGTATGTTGGTCGCTGGCATAGGGATTTTTCTACTTCTCTATGGATTGTGGTATCCTCTAAAAGGAGATCTATGGGTATATATGCAGGTTACGGGCACGATTTATTTGGCGAGTATGTCAGTAATTTTGATTGCTGCTTGCTATTGGGATAAAGCAAATAATTGGGGGGCGATGGCTGCCATCTTTGTTGGAAGTATTATTCCGATCAGTTTTCTGCTTTTGCAGCAAATGGAAAGCACTTCAGACTTGGCCGAACAAATAGGCCCATATAAATCCGGGATTGCTACCTATCTTCTGACGGCCCTGGCAATGATTGCTGCTTCCCACGCAAAAAGACGATTCGGAAAACAAACAGAATAA
- a CDS encoding carbohydrate-binding family 9-like protein: MKYLLLLFLPFLACEEIDPNVYLVKKTEAKGVLLSGRGDDPLWGEANSLTNFSYPWREEAAPETEFRALWNEDYFFFRYNAQDPDIITQMDSSLSLEMQAVASDRVEIFFKSDDEMNPYYSLEMDALGRMYDSEGRYHRNIDSDWNWPEGGIQIYASLYKGGYILEGAISIKSLEMLGMKDGNILKAGLYRGEYVKEEEEIKVKWISWIMPDSETPDFHIPSSFGTIKLLE, translated from the coding sequence ATGAAATACCTACTCCTGCTATTCCTGCCATTTCTTGCCTGTGAGGAAATCGATCCCAATGTCTATCTGGTCAAAAAGACAGAAGCCAAAGGGGTTTTGCTTAGCGGCCGGGGCGACGATCCTCTCTGGGGAGAAGCCAATAGTCTGACAAATTTCTCTTACCCCTGGCGAGAAGAAGCAGCACCGGAGACAGAATTTCGTGCCCTCTGGAATGAGGACTATTTCTTTTTCCGGTATAATGCCCAGGATCCGGATATAATCACCCAAATGGATAGCAGTCTTTCTCTTGAAATGCAGGCAGTAGCTTCAGATCGGGTAGAGATTTTTTTCAAATCAGATGATGAGATGAATCCCTACTATTCACTCGAAATGGATGCGCTTGGGAGGATGTACGACTCTGAAGGCAGATACCATCGAAATATTGATTCAGATTGGAATTGGCCGGAAGGTGGGATACAGATTTATGCCTCTCTTTATAAAGGAGGATATATCCTGGAAGGAGCAATAAGTATCAAATCACTGGAGATGCTGGGAATGAAAGATGGGAATATATTAAAAGCCGGCTTGTATCGGGGTGAATATGTAAAGGAAGAGGAGGAAATTAAGGTGAAATGGATTTCCTGGATCATGCCTGATTCTGAAACCCCTGATTTTCATATTCCATCCTCTTTTGGAACAATTAAGTTGTTGGAATAG
- a CDS encoding creatininase family protein has product MYWDQLTTYEIDKLDRRIPVIMSVSATEQHGAHLPLATDRMIGEHFCQLLHTAIPDKVLILPMIQIGCSEHHLDFAGSLSVPHETLLAQLKGIASSVVRHGFKNLILLNSHGGNQAIGQSFFEIFGHRNPDINLVFATWWKLAIEELKALNESGRGGAGHAGEFETSLMLQIAPELVHLDKVKPKENQPTFDWAEGDMIYGSQASFFRSMKQMTPGGVYGDPSFASKAKGEKISKLILEKLKIIVSSLYTS; this is encoded by the coding sequence ATGTATTGGGATCAATTGACTACCTATGAGATCGATAAACTGGATCGGCGGATTCCGGTGATCATGTCAGTTTCAGCTACTGAGCAGCATGGGGCTCATTTGCCTTTGGCAACTGATCGTATGATCGGAGAGCATTTCTGCCAACTTTTACATACTGCCATACCAGATAAGGTGCTTATTCTTCCGATGATTCAGATTGGCTGTTCTGAGCATCATCTGGATTTCGCAGGTTCACTATCAGTGCCTCATGAAACTTTGCTGGCACAATTGAAAGGCATTGCGAGCTCTGTAGTTCGCCATGGTTTCAAAAACCTGATTCTCCTGAACAGCCATGGCGGTAATCAGGCAATAGGACAGAGTTTCTTTGAAATATTTGGGCATAGAAATCCGGATATCAATCTGGTGTTTGCTACCTGGTGGAAATTGGCGATAGAAGAATTGAAAGCGCTCAATGAATCGGGGCGGGGAGGAGCTGGCCATGCCGGAGAATTCGAAACCTCTCTGATGCTGCAAATTGCTCCTGAGCTGGTCCATTTGGATAAGGTAAAACCCAAAGAAAATCAGCCAACTTTTGATTGGGCAGAAGGAGATATGATTTATGGATCACAAGCTTCCTTTTTTCGCAGCATGAAGCAAATGACTCCGGGAGGCGTTTATGGTGATCCATCTTTCGCCAGTAAAGCAAAAGGAGAGAAAATCAGCAAACTCATCTTGGAAAAACTCAAAATCATTGTTTCAAGCCTCTATACCAGCTGA
- a CDS encoding Rid family hydrolase translates to MPYPMGWEQNSPLPGIQTPEGASQHITAGPYSPVLEVNPGKLVVISGQAAIDPSGTVIGEDIETQAHATLENCRKQLETAGIGLDDVFKVNVYLTDLDNWPRFNEVYKTYFRTPLPVRTAVQTPLLMTLLVEIEMWALKK, encoded by the coding sequence ATGCCATATCCTATGGGATGGGAACAAAACTCTCCTTTACCAGGTATTCAAACTCCGGAAGGAGCTTCCCAGCATATAACTGCGGGACCTTATTCTCCTGTATTGGAAGTAAATCCGGGAAAATTGGTTGTCATATCAGGACAGGCTGCTATTGACCCCTCAGGGACTGTAATAGGAGAGGATATTGAAACCCAGGCACATGCTACCCTGGAAAATTGTCGAAAGCAATTGGAGACAGCAGGCATTGGGCTCGATGATGTATTTAAGGTGAATGTATACCTGACGGACCTGGACAATTGGCCTCGATTCAACGAAGTCTATAAAACCTACTTTCGTACTCCTCTCCCGGTCCGAACGGCTGTTCAGACTCCGCTGCTAATGACTCTTTTAGTTGAAATTGAAATGTGGGCTTTAAAGAAATAA
- a CDS encoding mandelate racemase/muconate lactonizing enzyme family protein: protein MKIKRFNCYEVIVPAHPGSIQSKTINKPLHKLPVGAKSGWSLQFDELPKLILRMELDNGIVGWGELYRDHNWKQLESIIDILLGQDIRNLSLQKLPFTFCREYDGFECAIWDAYAKAHNLRVVDLLGGPVQEKIRVGAWSSHRELGEIGDLAKGFAEQGYDCVKFKTDLDDDVEAWCKAIHEAAPGMQVILDPNERWLYPGEVRKRAAALAEVGNVLCLEDPLPRWMLDEYARLRNFSSVPIVLHVSLPYILHGQRIKDSIQTIQHAAVDGFNFNGGLANFQRLDHIAHAAGLPSWHGSEIDLGILEAMYVHSCAAAESCIWPGDIFGRLIRSHDLLKEPLKIEPPYVYLPEGKGLGVEPDMDAIRHYLQTEKEYS, encoded by the coding sequence ATGAAGATAAAGCGCTTCAATTGCTATGAGGTCATTGTTCCTGCTCATCCAGGCAGTATTCAAAGCAAGACCATCAACAAACCCTTGCATAAACTGCCAGTAGGCGCTAAATCCGGCTGGAGTTTGCAGTTTGATGAACTTCCCAAGCTGATCCTTAGGATGGAATTGGATAATGGAATTGTCGGTTGGGGAGAATTGTACCGGGATCATAATTGGAAGCAGCTAGAAAGTATCATAGATATTTTGCTTGGACAGGATATCCGAAATTTAAGCTTACAGAAACTTCCCTTTACTTTTTGCCGGGAATACGATGGTTTTGAATGCGCGATTTGGGATGCTTATGCAAAGGCCCATAATTTGAGGGTCGTTGATCTACTGGGAGGGCCTGTGCAAGAGAAGATTCGTGTAGGAGCCTGGTCCAGTCATCGGGAGTTAGGGGAAATTGGAGATTTGGCGAAAGGCTTTGCGGAGCAAGGCTATGACTGTGTGAAATTCAAAACAGATTTGGACGATGATGTAGAAGCCTGGTGTAAAGCGATACATGAAGCAGCTCCTGGCATGCAGGTCATACTCGACCCCAATGAACGTTGGCTATATCCGGGAGAAGTGCGTAAGCGAGCTGCTGCTTTGGCAGAGGTGGGCAATGTGCTTTGTCTGGAAGATCCCTTACCCAGATGGATGTTGGACGAATATGCAAGATTGCGCAATTTTAGCTCGGTTCCCATTGTCCTGCACGTTTCATTGCCCTACATCCTTCACGGCCAAAGAATCAAAGACAGCATACAAACCATTCAACATGCAGCTGTTGACGGTTTCAACTTCAATGGCGGTCTGGCCAACTTCCAAAGACTCGACCATATTGCCCATGCAGCAGGTCTTCCTTCCTGGCATGGATCGGAGATAGACCTGGGAATTCTTGAAGCCATGTATGTGCATTCCTGTGCGGCAGCAGAATCTTGTATTTGGCCTGGAGATATATTTGGTCGATTGATACGTAGCCATGATTTGTTGAAAGAACCCCTGAAAATAGAGCCTCCCTATGTCTATCTCCCGGAAGGGAAAGGATTAGGAGTTGAACCCGATATGGATGCTATCAGACATTACCTTCAAACTGAAAAAGAATATTCATGA
- a CDS encoding SDR family oxidoreductase, with the protein MNLANQSVLVTGGAGWGVGGGVCEVLAEMGARLIINDVDAEKAQEAAKKYPNALAIVADISKDEEVDAMFAQIAAEVGTITALVNNAGVGLSKKAHLAEPEDFDRLYSIDIRAVWYVSRAFVRQLIGKGKRASIVNISSVHAYSTQPGFAIYCSAKNAVEGLTKGMAYELGKEGIRVNALGPGLVHAEQNYELIKNWNEDPDQYLSDFVNYQQAIPEPILPRHCGNVAAFLISEMSASVTGQTLYVDAGTTIMLHNRDFIEGK; encoded by the coding sequence ATGAACTTAGCTAATCAAAGTGTACTTGTCACAGGCGGAGCAGGATGGGGAGTGGGAGGAGGAGTTTGCGAGGTGCTTGCCGAAATGGGAGCAAGACTCATCATCAATGATGTAGATGCTGAGAAAGCTCAAGAAGCTGCAAAAAAATATCCCAATGCCCTCGCCATTGTAGCTGATATCAGCAAAGATGAGGAAGTGGATGCCATGTTTGCTCAAATAGCAGCTGAGGTGGGTACCATCACAGCTTTGGTAAATAATGCGGGAGTTGGTTTAAGTAAGAAAGCACATCTGGCTGAACCTGAGGACTTTGACAGATTATATAGTATCGATATCCGAGCCGTATGGTATGTTTCTCGAGCTTTTGTGCGGCAATTGATAGGAAAAGGCAAAAGAGCTAGCATCGTCAATATTTCTTCCGTCCATGCTTATTCCACCCAACCGGGTTTTGCGATTTACTGTAGTGCTAAAAATGCAGTTGAAGGTTTGACCAAAGGAATGGCTTATGAACTCGGCAAGGAAGGTATACGGGTAAATGCGCTAGGGCCAGGTCTGGTTCATGCAGAGCAGAATTATGAGCTGATCAAGAACTGGAACGAAGACCCCGATCAGTATCTATCCGATTTTGTCAATTATCAGCAAGCCATTCCTGAACCTATTCTTCCGAGACACTGCGGAAATGTGGCTGCCTTCCTTATATCTGAAATGAGCGCATCCGTAACAGGACAAACCTTATATGTGGATGCCGGAACGACCATTATGCTGCATAATCGAGATTTCATTGAAGGAAAATAA
- a CDS encoding RraA family protein, whose protein sequence is MHAWKNDSELILLMKEKLFSAVIGDVMDKLGLLHQFLSPKIQPLRSDMRLVGRAMPVLEADCFEEISSASVNPIMQKSFGLMLEALDDLKRHEVYICTGSSPTYALWGELMSTRALKLGAAGAVLDGYVRDTNGILDLNFPTFSYGSYAQDQGPRGKVIDFRVPIEMNGVKIKPGDLVFGDRDGVCIIPQEAEEEIIRLAIEKAEGEKLVQKAIINGMGAVEAFKKFGIM, encoded by the coding sequence ATGCACGCTTGGAAAAATGATTCAGAGCTCATCCTGCTTATGAAGGAGAAATTATTCTCTGCCGTAATCGGAGATGTAATGGATAAATTGGGCCTCCTTCATCAATTTCTCAGTCCTAAAATCCAGCCTTTACGTTCAGACATGCGTTTGGTCGGGCGTGCTATGCCAGTACTGGAAGCGGATTGTTTCGAAGAAATTTCCTCTGCTTCTGTCAACCCAATTATGCAAAAATCTTTTGGCTTGATGCTGGAGGCACTGGATGACCTCAAAAGGCATGAGGTATATATCTGTACGGGATCTTCTCCGACTTATGCTTTGTGGGGCGAACTCATGAGCACAAGGGCACTCAAACTAGGTGCAGCAGGTGCCGTCCTGGATGGCTATGTCCGAGATACAAATGGCATATTAGATCTTAATTTCCCAACTTTTTCCTATGGCAGTTATGCACAAGACCAGGGGCCGAGAGGCAAGGTGATTGACTTCCGGGTTCCAATTGAAATGAATGGAGTTAAGATCAAGCCAGGGGATTTGGTCTTTGGAGATCGGGATGGAGTATGCATCATTCCGCAAGAGGCTGAGGAAGAAATCATTCGACTCGCTATCGAGAAAGCAGAAGGGGAGAAGTTGGTGCAAAAAGCCATCATCAATGGAATGGGAGCTGTTGAAGCGTTTAAAAAATTTGGCATCATGTAA
- a CDS encoding aldehyde dehydrogenase (NADP(+)) produces the protein MDLLGTQFIGNQTSQKSSQQFYGINPKSGENLATAFSEATESEVDEAVKAAEKAFPAYRNIQPEARAKFLEQIADEILALGDTLVERAMAETALPQGRIQGERGRTMNQMKLFAKLVREGSWVDARIETAIPDRQPIPKADIRHMMRPLGPVGVFGASNFPLAFSVAGGDTASALAAGCTVVVKGHPAHPGTSELVARAIISAAQKTGMPEGVFSMVQGASHEVGGYLVKHPLIHAIGFTGSFRGGKALFDIANQREVPIPVFAEMGSTNPVFLLPGAIEAQAENIAKSLAGSINLGVGQFCTNPGLVFLPDNTRTEVFKNELVASISDIEAGTMLTSGIKSAYEKGANALAGESKISTLATGKETATTAGVKSQVFFTQMNDFHGKQEWAEEVFGPSSLLVQSSSKEEMMEAARNLEGHLTATVHGTEEDFRKYADLFALLERKVGRLIVNGYPTGVEVCHAMVHGGPYPATTAPQSTSVGTNAINRFARPVCYQDFPDFLLPDALKSANPLGIWRMTNGEMSKD, from the coding sequence ATGGATCTACTTGGTACTCAATTCATAGGCAATCAGACTTCCCAAAAAAGTAGTCAGCAATTCTATGGAATAAATCCCAAAAGCGGAGAAAATTTAGCAACGGCATTTTCAGAAGCTACAGAAAGTGAAGTGGATGAAGCCGTAAAAGCTGCTGAGAAAGCTTTTCCTGCCTATCGCAATATTCAGCCGGAAGCAAGGGCCAAATTCCTCGAACAAATAGCAGATGAAATTTTAGCATTAGGAGATACTTTGGTTGAGCGGGCAATGGCCGAAACAGCGCTACCACAAGGTCGTATTCAGGGAGAGAGAGGAAGAACGATGAACCAAATGAAACTCTTTGCAAAGCTTGTTAGAGAAGGTTCATGGGTAGATGCCAGAATAGAAACAGCAATTCCTGATCGCCAGCCTATTCCTAAAGCTGATATTCGCCATATGATGCGCCCTTTGGGACCTGTAGGAGTATTTGGCGCCAGCAATTTCCCCTTAGCCTTTTCAGTAGCGGGTGGAGATACAGCTTCTGCATTGGCGGCCGGCTGCACAGTTGTTGTAAAAGGTCATCCTGCACATCCCGGCACTTCAGAATTGGTGGCAAGAGCGATTATTTCTGCAGCCCAGAAAACAGGTATGCCGGAAGGTGTATTTTCTATGGTTCAGGGAGCAAGTCATGAAGTAGGGGGCTATTTGGTAAAACATCCCTTGATCCATGCCATTGGATTTACGGGTTCATTTAGAGGAGGAAAGGCTTTGTTTGATATAGCGAATCAAAGAGAGGTTCCTATTCCCGTTTTTGCAGAAATGGGAAGTACGAATCCTGTATTTCTTTTGCCAGGAGCAATAGAAGCCCAGGCAGAAAATATCGCTAAATCGCTGGCGGGTTCTATCAATCTGGGGGTAGGACAATTTTGTACCAATCCCGGCCTGGTATTCCTGCCCGATAATACGCGCACCGAAGTCTTCAAAAATGAATTGGTAGCCAGTATTTCAGATATAGAAGCCGGAACTATGTTGACGTCTGGAATTAAATCGGCTTACGAAAAGGGCGCAAATGCCCTGGCAGGAGAAAGCAAGATTTCAACCTTGGCAACAGGCAAAGAAACGGCAACGACAGCAGGAGTAAAGTCCCAGGTATTCTTCACCCAAATGAATGATTTTCATGGGAAACAGGAATGGGCAGAAGAAGTATTTGGTCCTTCAAGTTTGCTGGTCCAAAGTTCCTCCAAAGAGGAAATGATGGAAGCTGCCCGAAATCTGGAAGGGCACTTGACTGCAACGGTTCATGGTACAGAGGAAGACTTCAGAAAATATGCAGACCTCTTTGCTTTATTGGAAAGGAAAGTCGGCCGTCTCATTGTCAATGGATATCCGACAGGCGTAGAGGTTTGTCATGCTATGGTTCATGGGGGACCCTATCCAGCAACTACTGCACCTCAAAGTACTTCCGTAGGAACCAATGCCATCAATCGATTTGCCAGACCGGTTTGTTATCAGGATTTTCCTGATTTCCTCTTACCCGATGCCTTGAAAAGTGCTAATCCGCTTGGCATTTGGCGAATGACCAATGGGGAAATGAGCAAAGATTAA